The following proteins are encoded in a genomic region of Bradyrhizobium sp. SK17:
- a CDS encoding outer membrane beta-barrel protein: protein MLLLLGSCGAVSWAGVANADPLPSPSFSGPLAPNPHPLTVDAGPFGSVAISGQVSGIGGLQTHASHAGGIGNQDGFVDLSNGQIEIQTTQGPLQFYIQAGAYSLPSLGSSYLQATKATDQLFGPVPVAYAKGVITPELTVMAGLLPTMVGAESTFTFQNVNIERGLLWNQEPAISRGVQINYARGPLSAAVSLNDGYFSGKLNWLSGMLGYAIDASNSISFVGAGSLSRSDKSSVATPLAQNNSSIFNLIYTYTSGPLTLTPYLQYSHVGRDDQLGIIRSADTYGGALLVKYALNSEWSLGARAEYLKTTGGTCGADANCTPTNLLYGAKSDAWSFTITPTYQKGVFFARGELSYTGIGHLQPGSGFGRDFNQRDQVRALVETGILF from the coding sequence GTGCTCCTCTTGCTGGGCAGTTGCGGTGCCGTTTCTTGGGCCGGCGTCGCTAACGCGGACCCGCTTCCCAGTCCTAGCTTCTCCGGGCCGCTCGCCCCAAACCCCCACCCCCTCACGGTCGACGCCGGTCCGTTCGGATCGGTCGCCATCTCCGGCCAGGTGAGCGGGATCGGCGGCCTTCAGACTCACGCAAGCCATGCCGGCGGGATCGGCAATCAGGATGGGTTCGTCGATCTGAGTAACGGACAGATCGAGATCCAGACGACTCAGGGGCCTTTGCAGTTTTACATTCAGGCGGGGGCATATTCCTTGCCGTCGCTGGGCTCGTCCTATCTGCAAGCGACCAAGGCGACGGACCAGTTGTTTGGTCCTGTTCCGGTCGCCTACGCGAAGGGGGTGATCACGCCGGAGCTGACGGTCATGGCTGGTTTGCTGCCGACAATGGTGGGAGCGGAATCGACCTTCACCTTTCAGAACGTCAACATCGAACGCGGCCTCCTTTGGAATCAGGAGCCGGCCATCAGCCGCGGCGTGCAGATCAATTATGCGCGGGGGCCGCTCTCCGCGGCGGTCTCGCTCAACGACGGCTATTTTTCCGGCAAGCTCAACTGGCTTTCGGGCATGTTGGGCTATGCGATCGACGCGTCGAACTCGATCAGCTTCGTCGGCGCCGGCAGCCTATCGCGGAGCGACAAGTCGTCAGTGGCGACGCCCCTCGCTCAGAACAACAGCAGTATCTTCAATCTCATCTACACTTACACCAGCGGTCCGCTGACGCTCACCCCCTATCTGCAATACAGCCACGTCGGGCGTGATGATCAGCTCGGCATCATTCGCTCGGCCGACACCTATGGCGGCGCGCTGCTGGTCAAATACGCGCTAAACAGTGAATGGTCGCTCGGCGCCCGCGCCGAGTATCTGAAGACAACGGGCGGAACGTGCGGGGCGGACGCCAACTGCACGCCGACCAACCTGCTCTACGGCGCAAAGAGCGACGCATGGTCGTTCACCATTACTCCGACATACCAGAAGGGCGTGTTCTTCGCGCGTGGCGAGCTGTCTTACACCGGGATTGGCCACCTTCAACCCGGATCCGGCTTCGGCCGCGACTTTAACCAGCGCGATCAGGTCCGCGCCCTGGTGGAGACCGGCATCCTCTTCTGA
- a CDS encoding LysR family transcriptional regulator — MRKCNVEVRQLRFVVTAAEEGSLRRASSKLGVRESTISRKIRDLEDALGSSLFIRRRSGVLLTQAGENFVRRAECALTQIEYAIREVGAIGRGGSGVIRIGLFSSLATGFVAELIARFGKHHSEVQLEFVEGDHIELIPAIRRHELDIAFVTEPLEVAGFNSVRFWTEQVYVVVAQGDPLARQSEISFDDIRYRRFIVTEVAPGRDIESFLFRNLSALGHRPDILRDSVSRQTLMQLVACGRGITLASDSVVEARFAGVEYRPLTGCFIPFCGIWSDENDNPAFRRFLSVANTLAKVRDGFATGDSRTSQLIADSAKSTFSA, encoded by the coding sequence ATGCGGAAATGCAACGTCGAGGTTCGGCAGCTTCGCTTTGTCGTGACGGCCGCCGAGGAAGGGAGTTTGAGAAGAGCTTCTAGCAAGCTCGGCGTGCGGGAGTCGACGATCAGCCGGAAAATTCGGGATTTAGAAGACGCGCTCGGTTCCAGTCTTTTCATCCGGCGGCGCTCGGGCGTTCTTCTTACGCAGGCCGGAGAGAATTTCGTCCGGAGGGCGGAATGTGCGCTGACGCAAATTGAGTATGCTATCCGAGAGGTTGGCGCGATCGGGCGCGGGGGAAGCGGCGTTATCCGGATTGGCCTTTTTTCTTCTTTGGCTACCGGCTTCGTTGCGGAGCTGATTGCCCGATTCGGTAAGCATCACAGCGAGGTTCAACTCGAGTTCGTCGAGGGCGACCATATCGAACTCATCCCGGCGATACGTCGTCATGAGCTTGATATTGCATTCGTGACTGAGCCCCTTGAAGTCGCAGGCTTCAATTCCGTTCGCTTCTGGACGGAACAGGTATACGTTGTTGTGGCACAAGGGGACCCCCTTGCACGTCAATCGGAAATCTCTTTCGATGACATACGTTATAGGCGCTTCATAGTGACTGAAGTTGCGCCGGGGAGGGATATAGAAAGCTTCCTTTTTCGCAATCTCTCCGCGCTTGGCCACCGCCCCGACATTCTGCGTGACAGCGTGTCTCGTCAAACCTTGATGCAGCTCGTCGCTTGTGGACGCGGCATTACCTTGGCGAGCGACTCCGTTGTAGAAGCGCGATTTGCCGGCGTTGAGTATCGTCCCCTGACTGGATGCTTCATTCCGTTCTGCGGGATATGGTCGGATGAGAATGATAATCCTGCTTTCCGGCGCTTCTTAAGCGTGGCCAACACCTTGGCCAAGGTGCGCGACGGCTTTGCAACGGGAGACTCCCGCACTTCGCAGCTCATTGCAGACTCAGCGAAATCTACGTTCTCCGCGTAG
- the kdpF gene encoding K(+)-transporting ATPase subunit F has protein sequence MAAAAMTWLAGLCAAGLTIYLFYALVKPERF, from the coding sequence ATGGCCGCTGCCGCGATGACCTGGCTCGCCGGTCTCTGCGCCGCCGGCCTCACGATTTACCTGTTCTATGCTCTCGTGAAGCCAGAGCGCTTCTGA
- the kdpA gene encoding potassium-transporting ATPase subunit KdpA: protein MTEDITQFVIILAIMTGLVVVLGKWMTHMFTSPADNIVERGTYRILGVDPAEKMSWKRYGMVLLLSNAAMMLLGYLVLRLQQYLPGDTLGRASQTPDLAFNTAASFITNTNWQSYSGESSLSNFSQMAVITFLMTVSAATGVAAAGGFIRGLSRKTSADIGNYWVDFTRVVYRLFLPLCFVMALVYVWQGMPQTLMSDTIVTTLEGMKQQLIIGPVASLESIKHIGTNGGGFFGMNAAHPFENPTPLTNTLHILSMLLIPSALTYTFGAMILRRKQGWAFFAAFLIMFVAFLALIYSAERAGNPLLATLGADQAQTEILGGGNMEGKELRFGIAQTSLFATTTTAATTGSVDAMHSSLTPLGGLVPIAQMMLNNVFGGDGVGLINLVTYAILTVFLVGMMIGRTPEFLGKKVEAREMKYVMLAVLAHPFSILGFTALACLMPSTLDSLANTGPHGFSEVLYAYTSGTANNGSAFAGLNANTPFFNTTIGLAMLVGRYLTLLPMLAVAGVMAAKKTVPAGPGTLSTATPLFTGLLVFVIIVVGGLTFLPALALGPIVEHLLMLAGTTF, encoded by the coding sequence ATGACTGAAGACATCACACAGTTTGTAATCATACTCGCGATCATGACTGGACTGGTCGTGGTCCTCGGCAAGTGGATGACGCACATGTTCACGAGCCCCGCCGACAACATTGTCGAACGTGGCACCTATCGCATTCTCGGCGTCGATCCGGCGGAGAAGATGTCCTGGAAACGCTATGGCATGGTGCTGCTGCTCAGCAACGCCGCCATGATGTTGCTCGGCTATCTCGTCCTTCGCCTGCAACAATATCTGCCGGGCGACACGCTCGGGCGCGCGTCGCAGACGCCGGATCTGGCCTTCAACACCGCCGCATCCTTCATCACCAACACCAACTGGCAGTCCTATTCGGGCGAATCCAGTCTTTCGAACTTCTCGCAGATGGCGGTCATCACCTTCCTGATGACGGTCAGCGCGGCGACAGGCGTGGCCGCGGCAGGCGGCTTCATCCGCGGGCTCAGCCGCAAGACCTCGGCGGACATCGGCAACTACTGGGTCGACTTCACCCGCGTCGTCTACCGCCTGTTCCTGCCGCTCTGCTTCGTCATGGCGCTGGTCTACGTCTGGCAGGGAATGCCGCAGACGCTGATGTCGGACACGATCGTCACGACGCTCGAAGGCATGAAGCAGCAGCTCATCATCGGGCCGGTCGCCAGCCTTGAATCGATCAAGCACATCGGGACCAACGGTGGCGGCTTCTTCGGCATGAACGCCGCCCACCCATTCGAGAACCCGACCCCGCTTACCAACACGCTGCACATCCTCAGCATGCTGCTGATCCCCTCGGCGCTGACCTACACGTTCGGTGCGATGATCCTGCGCCGCAAGCAGGGCTGGGCCTTCTTCGCGGCCTTCCTGATCATGTTCGTCGCCTTCCTTGCGCTGATCTACAGCGCTGAACGTGCCGGCAATCCGCTGCTCGCCACGCTCGGCGCCGACCAGGCCCAAACCGAGATCCTCGGCGGCGGCAACATGGAGGGCAAGGAGCTTCGCTTCGGCATCGCTCAGACCAGCCTGTTCGCCACGACCACCACCGCGGCGACGACCGGTTCGGTCGACGCGATGCATTCCTCGCTGACCCCGCTGGGCGGCCTGGTGCCGATCGCACAGATGATGCTGAACAACGTGTTCGGCGGCGATGGCGTCGGTCTCATCAACCTCGTCACCTACGCGATCCTGACCGTGTTCCTTGTCGGCATGATGATCGGTCGCACGCCCGAGTTCCTCGGCAAGAAGGTCGAAGCGCGGGAGATGAAATATGTGATGCTCGCGGTACTGGCGCATCCGTTCAGCATCCTGGGCTTCACGGCGCTCGCCTGCCTGATGCCTTCGACCCTCGATAGCCTGGCCAACACAGGGCCGCACGGCTTCAGCGAGGTGCTCTATGCCTACACCTCCGGCACGGCCAACAATGGCTCGGCCTTCGCCGGCCTCAACGCCAACACGCCGTTCTTCAACACGACGATCGGTCTCGCCATGCTGGTCGGGCGATATCTCACTCTGCTGCCGATGCTGGCGGTCGCCGGCGTGATGGCCGCCAAGAAAACCGTGCCGGCTGGCCCGGGCACTCTGTCGACGGCGACGCCGCTGTTCACCGGGCTGCTTGTCTTCGTGATCATCGTCGTCGGCGGCCTGACCTTCCTGCCGGCGCTCGCCCTCGGCCCCATCGTCGAGCATCTGCTGATGCTCGCGGGCACGACCTTCTAA
- the kdpC gene encoding potassium-transporting ATPase subunit KdpC — translation MREISKTTNTHASAGPLLGGLTRPVLVSAVFFMAVTGIAYPLATTGVATLFFPAQSRGSIVTADGKDVGSRVIGQYFTRPDYFHGRPSTTSGTDPNDPSKTVDQPYNAAASGASNQGAISKKLIEAVTERTAAYREENGLAANAPVPIDAVTASGSGLDPHISLANARLQVARVAKARGLSPDKVMELVDQNTSGRQLGVLGDPRINVLELNLALDAAAPARPAAQ, via the coding sequence ATGCGAGAGATATCCAAAACCACCAATACGCATGCGTCGGCCGGCCCTCTTCTGGGCGGCCTCACGCGCCCGGTCCTCGTCTCCGCCGTGTTCTTCATGGCGGTCACCGGGATCGCCTATCCGCTGGCGACGACCGGCGTCGCGACGCTGTTCTTCCCCGCACAGTCGCGAGGAAGCATCGTGACGGCCGACGGCAAGGACGTGGGCTCCCGGGTCATCGGCCAATATTTCACCCGGCCGGACTATTTCCATGGCCGGCCCAGCACGACCTCCGGAACAGATCCCAACGATCCGTCCAAAACGGTCGACCAGCCCTATAACGCCGCCGCCAGCGGCGCGAGCAATCAAGGCGCGATCAGCAAGAAGCTGATCGAGGCAGTGACGGAACGGACCGCGGCCTATCGTGAAGAGAATGGCCTTGCCGCCAACGCGCCCGTGCCAATCGATGCTGTCACCGCGTCTGGATCGGGCCTCGATCCGCATATCTCGCTCGCCAATGCGCGATTGCAGGTTGCCCGAGTCGCCAAGGCGCGGGGCCTGTCCCCCGACAAAGTGATGGAGCTCGTCGACCAGAATACGAGCGGTCGCCAACTCGGCGTCCTCGGCGATCCCAGAATCAATGTTCTCGAACTCAATCTCGCGCTGGATGCGGCGGCCCCCGCCCGTCCGGCCGCGCAATAA
- the kdpB gene encoding potassium-transporting ATPase subunit KdpB gives MTQFDAAAPHSAAIGTGPKPINWASVIGQAFSKLSPRVQLKNPVMFVVYLGSIVTTLLWIQALRGQGEASAAFIFAIAIWLWFTVLFANAAEALAEGRGKAQADALRATRQRVIARMLKEPTRESESWPQPSDELDVGAYVLVEAGEIIPADGEVIQGAASVDESAITGESAPVIRESGGDFCSVTGGTRVLSDWIIVRVTARPGEAFLDRMIAMVEGAQRGKTPNEVALTILLVALTLIFLLVCVTLMPFSSFGTIMNGSGSVVTITVLIALLVCLIPTTIGALLSAIGIAGMSRMMKANVLATSGRAIEAAGDVDVLLLDKTGTITLGNREATKFLPAPQVTERALADAAQLASLADETPEGRSIVVLAKNAFALRGRELHGAEALPFSAHTRMSGINIDGRQIRKGAASAIRAHVEAMGGVFPQEVAKIVDEVSRRGSTPLVVSDDVRVLGVVELKDIIKGGIKERFAELRGMGIKTVMITGDNKLTAAAIAAEAGVDDYLAEATPEDKLRLIREYQAEGRLVAMTGDGTNDAPALAQADVAVAMNSGTQAAKEAGNMVDLDSNPTKLLRVVEVGKQMIMTRGALTTFSVANDLAKYFAIIPAAFVATYPPLAVLNVMGLHSPASAILSAVIFNALIIVVLIPLALRGVKYRAEPADRLLSRNLLIYGLGGIIVPFIGIKLIDVVLTPFF, from the coding sequence ATGACACAGTTTGATGCAGCCGCGCCTCACAGCGCAGCGATCGGCACCGGACCCAAGCCGATCAATTGGGCGTCGGTAATCGGCCAGGCGTTCAGCAAGCTCTCCCCGCGGGTGCAGCTGAAGAACCCGGTGATGTTCGTCGTCTATCTCGGCAGCATCGTCACGACGCTGCTCTGGATCCAGGCGCTGCGCGGACAGGGCGAAGCCTCGGCCGCGTTCATTTTCGCCATCGCGATCTGGCTCTGGTTCACGGTGCTCTTCGCCAATGCGGCCGAGGCCCTGGCCGAGGGCCGCGGCAAGGCGCAAGCTGATGCGCTACGGGCCACGCGCCAACGGGTGATCGCCCGGATGCTCAAGGAGCCCACCCGTGAGAGCGAATCCTGGCCGCAGCCGAGTGATGAACTCGACGTTGGCGCCTACGTCCTGGTCGAGGCCGGAGAGATCATTCCCGCCGATGGCGAGGTCATACAAGGCGCGGCGTCGGTCGACGAGTCCGCGATTACCGGCGAATCCGCGCCCGTCATCCGGGAATCGGGCGGCGACTTCTGCTCCGTCACCGGCGGCACGCGCGTTCTTTCCGACTGGATCATCGTGCGGGTGACCGCGCGGCCCGGCGAGGCCTTTCTCGACCGCATGATCGCGATGGTGGAAGGCGCCCAGCGCGGCAAGACCCCGAACGAGGTCGCGCTCACCATCCTGCTGGTCGCGCTCACCCTGATCTTCCTTCTCGTATGCGTGACCTTGATGCCGTTCTCGAGCTTCGGCACCATCATGAACGGGTCCGGATCGGTCGTGACGATCACGGTTCTGATCGCGCTTCTGGTGTGCCTGATCCCGACGACGATCGGCGCCCTGCTCTCGGCGATCGGCATCGCGGGAATGAGCCGGATGATGAAGGCCAATGTGCTCGCCACGTCCGGCCGCGCCATCGAAGCCGCCGGCGACGTTGACGTGTTGCTCCTCGACAAGACAGGCACGATCACACTCGGAAACCGCGAAGCGACCAAATTCCTTCCGGCGCCTCAGGTGACGGAGCGGGCGCTTGCCGACGCGGCCCAGCTTGCATCACTCGCGGATGAAACGCCCGAGGGCCGCTCGATCGTGGTGCTGGCGAAGAACGCCTTCGCGCTTCGCGGCCGCGAGCTGCACGGCGCGGAAGCGCTCCCCTTCAGCGCCCATACCCGCATGAGCGGGATCAACATCGACGGCCGGCAGATCCGAAAGGGCGCCGCCAGCGCCATTCGCGCGCATGTCGAGGCGATGGGTGGCGTGTTCCCGCAGGAGGTCGCCAAGATCGTCGACGAGGTCTCCCGCCGTGGCAGCACGCCGCTGGTCGTCAGCGACGATGTCCGTGTCCTTGGCGTGGTCGAACTCAAGGACATCATCAAGGGCGGCATCAAGGAGCGTTTCGCCGAACTGCGCGGCATGGGCATCAAGACCGTGATGATCACGGGCGACAACAAGTTGACCGCGGCCGCGATCGCCGCCGAGGCCGGCGTCGATGACTATCTCGCCGAGGCGACGCCGGAGGACAAGCTGAGGCTGATCCGCGAGTACCAGGCCGAAGGCCGCCTCGTCGCCATGACCGGCGACGGCACCAACGACGCGCCGGCGCTGGCCCAGGCCGACGTTGCGGTGGCGATGAACAGCGGAACACAGGCCGCCAAGGAGGCCGGCAACATGGTCGACCTCGACAGCAACCCGACCAAGCTGTTGCGCGTCGTCGAGGTGGGCAAGCAGATGATCATGACCCGCGGCGCGCTGACCACGTTCAGCGTCGCCAACGATCTGGCCAAATACTTCGCCATCATCCCCGCCGCCTTCGTCGCGACCTATCCGCCCCTGGCCGTGCTCAATGTCATGGGGCTTCACAGCCCGGCTTCGGCGATCCTGTCGGCAGTGATCTTCAACGCCTTGATCATCGTCGTCCTGATCCCGCTTGCCTTGCGCGGCGTCAAGTATCGGGCCGAACCGGCCGACCGGCTGCTCAGCCGCAACCTGCTGATCTATGGTTTGGGCGGGATCATCGTGCCGTTTATCGGTATAAAGCTGATCGACGTCGTGCTGACCCCCTTCTTCTGA
- a CDS encoding sensor histidine kinase KdpD encodes MKDQRPDPDALLEVATDESHRSKRGQLKIFFGACAGVGKTFAMLNAARQLQADGVPVGIGIVETHGRKDTEELIQGLPVLPRKTMSGNGKPTTEFDLDGALSSGYKLLVVDELAHTNVAGSRHAKRWQDVEELLDAGIDVFTALNVQHLDSLNDIVGGIIGIRVRETVPDRIFDAATDVVLVDLPPDDLLARMNAGKVYLPVSIERARQNFFRRGNLIALRELALRRVADRVNSDVRTYRVSHAIRTVWPTQDLLMVCVRADRSQEKLVREGTRLAQRLQAKWIVVHVDQPYRGDDAQARGSLLEIAAAAQAAGAEFANIPGQDVAETLLDYARKRNATKLILGNPAGRQFIPFKPRLQERIARANPEVGLIILSVDAAPEAHQSTMADEPQGYARALAIATLACGVTTAAAAWLLRVFDLSNIVMLFLMTVVFVAMRLGRLAGAWAALLCVACFDFFFVEPRLSFAVTDTQYVFTFALMLVVALVISQLAARMRSEARFARAGERRASALARVARELSSAIKVEQVITVCRDAISPLFGARIILLVPDDRDRLLPMQDAALVDLSVAQWAFDHSQEAGRGTQTLAAAEALYLPLKASMATRGVLCILPIDTPLSSNPDDRRLLDACCSTIGLALERIHFVEVAQDTLVRMEGEKLRNALLSAVSHDLKTPLTAIRGLAETLEHGKGLPEDERSDLARSIRVQADELKRLVSNLLDLARMQSQGVRLNKEWHSLSEIVGSALAQSASLLAPRSIRTNLPPELPLVEVDAALIERVLINLFDNAAKYTPTSAAITVRAGTSGESIYLVVEDDGPGWTAGDPEALFEPFVRGQKESATAGVGLGLALCRSIILAHGGTIRAEARKPHGATFEIRLPLGAPPEIESEIVHDQAAHPDR; translated from the coding sequence ATGAAAGATCAGCGACCCGATCCCGACGCACTTCTGGAGGTCGCGACGGATGAAAGCCATCGCTCCAAACGCGGACAACTGAAGATTTTCTTCGGCGCCTGCGCAGGGGTCGGCAAGACCTTCGCGATGCTCAACGCCGCCCGCCAACTCCAGGCGGACGGGGTGCCCGTCGGGATCGGGATCGTTGAGACCCATGGCCGCAAAGACACCGAAGAGCTGATCCAGGGTCTTCCGGTGCTGCCGCGCAAGACGATGAGCGGCAACGGCAAGCCCACGACCGAGTTCGACCTCGATGGTGCGCTCTCATCAGGGTACAAGCTGCTGGTTGTTGACGAACTGGCCCACACCAACGTCGCAGGCAGTCGCCATGCCAAACGCTGGCAAGACGTCGAGGAACTGCTCGACGCCGGCATCGACGTCTTCACCGCCCTCAACGTCCAGCACCTGGACAGTCTCAACGATATCGTCGGCGGCATCATTGGCATCCGCGTTCGCGAGACGGTCCCCGACCGTATCTTCGACGCTGCAACCGACGTCGTCCTGGTCGATCTGCCCCCGGACGATCTCCTCGCGCGCATGAACGCGGGCAAGGTGTACCTGCCGGTTTCGATCGAGCGGGCCCGACAGAATTTCTTCCGGCGCGGCAACCTGATTGCGCTGCGCGAGCTTGCGCTGCGGCGCGTCGCCGACCGGGTCAATTCGGACGTGCGAACCTACCGGGTGTCGCATGCCATCCGCACCGTATGGCCCACCCAGGACCTGCTCATGGTGTGTGTCAGGGCCGACCGCTCGCAGGAAAAGCTTGTCCGCGAGGGCACCCGCCTCGCCCAGCGTCTGCAAGCCAAATGGATCGTCGTCCACGTCGACCAGCCCTATCGCGGCGATGACGCCCAAGCGCGTGGTTCGCTTCTGGAGATCGCCGCCGCGGCCCAGGCGGCCGGCGCCGAATTCGCCAACATCCCCGGCCAGGATGTCGCCGAAACCCTGCTGGATTATGCACGCAAGCGCAATGCCACCAAGCTCATCCTCGGCAATCCCGCCGGTCGACAATTCATCCCGTTCAAGCCGCGCCTTCAGGAGCGTATTGCGCGCGCCAATCCGGAAGTCGGCCTGATCATCCTGAGTGTCGACGCCGCCCCTGAAGCGCACCAGTCCACAATGGCTGATGAACCGCAGGGCTACGCACGCGCCCTCGCGATCGCAACCCTGGCCTGCGGCGTGACGACAGCGGCGGCCGCCTGGCTGTTGCGCGTTTTCGACCTCTCCAACATCGTCATGCTCTTCCTCATGACCGTTGTGTTCGTCGCCATGCGGCTGGGGCGCCTCGCCGGCGCCTGGGCGGCACTGTTGTGCGTCGCCTGCTTCGACTTCTTCTTCGTCGAACCGCGGCTGTCCTTCGCCGTCACCGACACGCAATATGTCTTTACCTTCGCCCTGATGCTGGTGGTCGCGCTTGTCATCAGCCAGCTCGCCGCACGCATGCGCTCGGAGGCACGGTTTGCCCGCGCCGGCGAACGTCGCGCCTCGGCGCTCGCGCGCGTCGCGCGCGAGCTTTCGAGTGCGATCAAGGTCGAACAGGTGATCACGGTATGCCGGGACGCAATCTCGCCCCTGTTCGGCGCACGCATCATTCTCCTGGTGCCGGACGATAGAGACCGCCTTTTACCGATGCAGGACGCCGCCCTCGTGGATTTGTCGGTGGCGCAATGGGCGTTCGATCATTCCCAGGAGGCCGGGCGCGGCACCCAGACGCTGGCCGCCGCCGAGGCTCTCTACCTGCCGCTGAAGGCGTCGATGGCGACCAGGGGTGTGCTCTGCATTCTCCCGATCGACACGCCTCTATCAAGCAATCCCGACGATCGCCGGCTTCTCGACGCCTGCTGCTCGACCATCGGTCTTGCGCTCGAGCGCATTCACTTCGTCGAAGTGGCGCAAGATACCCTGGTGCGGATGGAAGGCGAAAAGCTCCGTAACGCCCTTCTGTCGGCGGTGTCTCACGATCTGAAGACACCATTGACCGCGATACGCGGCCTCGCCGAAACGCTTGAGCATGGGAAGGGGCTTCCCGAGGACGAAAGAAGCGATCTGGCCCGCTCGATCCGCGTCCAGGCCGACGAACTGAAACGCCTCGTCAGCAATCTTCTCGACCTGGCACGCATGCAAAGCCAGGGCGTGCGCCTCAACAAGGAATGGCATTCGTTGAGCGAGATCGTCGGAAGCGCCCTGGCGCAGTCTGCGTCTCTGCTGGCGCCAAGGTCGATCCGAACCAATCTTCCGCCCGAGCTCCCGCTCGTCGAAGTAGACGCCGCTCTCATCGAGCGGGTGCTGATCAATCTCTTCGACAATGCCGCCAAATATACGCCGACCTCGGCCGCTATCACGGTGCGCGCGGGGACATCGGGCGAGTCCATCTACCTCGTGGTCGAGGACGATGGACCGGGTTGGACGGCGGGTGACCCCGAAGCTCTCTTCGAGCCCTTCGTTCGCGGGCAGAAAGAGTCTGCGACTGCGGGCGTCGGGCTTGGCCTTGCGCTCTGCCGCAGCATTATCTTGGCGCATGGCGGCACCATCCGGGCGGAAGCGCGCAAGCCGCACGGCGCGACGTTCGAGATTCGGCTGCCGTTGGGCGCTCCGCCCGAGATTGAAAGCGAGATTGTTCATGATCAAGCCGCGCATCCTGATCGTTGA
- a CDS encoding response regulator produces the protein MIKPRILIVEDEADIRRFVRMALEKEGMSVFETATAEDARLNAGSRKPDLMIVDLGLPDGDGKMLIRDVRSWISAPIIVLSARDRETEKVEALDAGADDYLVKPFGVPELLARVRAQLRRTSAVSDGAKASALVRFGQVAINLATHEVTRDGKAVHLTPNEFRLLTALIRGHGKVLTHRQLLLDVWGPGYAERAHYIRIYMAQLRQKLEDDPSQPVHLITELQVGYRLSGLELDSPQK, from the coding sequence ATGATCAAGCCGCGCATCCTGATCGTTGAGGACGAAGCGGACATCCGCCGCTTCGTACGGATGGCGTTGGAAAAGGAAGGCATGAGCGTCTTCGAGACGGCCACCGCCGAGGATGCCCGGCTCAACGCGGGTAGCCGAAAACCCGACCTCATGATCGTGGACCTCGGCCTACCAGACGGCGACGGCAAGATGCTCATTCGAGACGTGCGAAGCTGGATCTCGGCGCCGATCATCGTCCTGTCGGCGCGGGACCGGGAAACCGAGAAAGTCGAGGCACTCGACGCCGGGGCCGACGATTATCTCGTCAAGCCGTTCGGCGTGCCGGAGCTTCTCGCCCGTGTCCGCGCCCAGCTACGCCGAACCAGCGCGGTATCGGATGGGGCCAAGGCTTCCGCTCTCGTTCGTTTCGGTCAGGTCGCCATCAACCTCGCGACACATGAGGTTACGCGAGACGGCAAGGCTGTGCATCTGACACCGAATGAGTTTCGCCTGCTGACGGCGCTGATCCGCGGGCATGGCAAGGTGCTGACGCATCGCCAATTGCTTTTGGATGTGTGGGGACCAGGCTACGCAGAACGCGCGCATTACATTCGCATCTACATGGCCCAGTTGCGGCAGAAGCTCGAGGACGATCCATCTCAGCCCGTTCACCTCATTACCGAACTGCAGGTCGGATATCGCCTCTCGGGTCTGGAGCTCGATTCGCCACAGAAATAG